One Herbaspirillum rubrisubalbicans genomic window carries:
- a CDS encoding methionine ABC transporter permease, whose translation MSALSSLSALLGQIDLSVIDWSEVGDATLETLAMTGGSLLFTVLLGLPLGILLFLTNRGQLLEQRGLYWVLSLVVNVLRSVPFLILLILLIPFTLWLVGTSLGVTGAIPPLVIGTAPFFARLTESVLREIDRGILEACTAMGARRRQIIFGALLPEALPGLLAAITITAITLMSYAAMSGVIGGGGLGDLAIRYGYQRFQTEVMVVTVAILVVLVQLLQFFGDRLVLRFTRK comes from the coding sequence ATGAGCGCACTGTCTTCCCTGTCGGCCCTGCTGGGCCAGATCGACCTGTCAGTGATCGACTGGAGCGAAGTCGGCGACGCGACGTTGGAAACCCTGGCCATGACCGGCGGCTCGCTGTTGTTCACGGTGCTGCTGGGACTGCCGCTGGGGATCCTGCTGTTCCTGACCAATCGCGGCCAGTTGCTGGAACAGCGCGGTCTCTACTGGGTGCTCTCGCTGGTGGTCAACGTACTGCGCTCGGTGCCGTTCCTGATCCTGCTGATCCTCTTGATCCCCTTCACGCTGTGGCTGGTGGGGACTTCGCTGGGCGTGACCGGCGCCATTCCGCCGCTGGTGATCGGCACCGCGCCCTTCTTCGCGCGCCTGACCGAGAGCGTGCTGCGCGAAATCGACCGCGGCATCCTCGAAGCCTGTACCGCCATGGGTGCAAGGCGTCGCCAGATCATCTTCGGTGCCCTGCTGCCCGAGGCGCTGCCAGGCTTGCTGGCGGCCATCACCATCACCGCCATCACCTTGATGTCGTATGCCGCCATGTCGGGCGTGATCGGCGGCGGCGGCCTGGGCGACCTGGCCATCCGTTACGGTTACCAGCGCTTCCAGACCGAGGTGATGGTGGTCACGGTGGCCATCCTGGTGGTGCTGGTGCAGTTGCTGCAATTCTTCGGCGACCGCCTGGTGCTGCGCTTCACCCGTAAGTAG
- a CDS encoding methionine ABC transporter ATP-binding protein, translating into MIRIEQLHKTYHAGQRDIIALRDINLDIAQGEIFGIIGRSGAGKSTLIRTLNVLERPDSGRVLIDGEDITGLGHEALLGLRQRVGMIFQHFNLLNAKTVAQNIDWPLKITGRYSRQQRAARVTELLQLVGLEQHRDQYPAQLSGGQKQRVGIARALANTPRLLLCDEATSALDPETTQAILRLLLDINRKLGLTIVLITHEMEVIRSICDRVAVLEHGAVAEQGRVVDIFLRPQHAVTRSLLAESHAWDASDNLYQRRADGTLVRLTYAGEVAAQPILSQLTAATSALATIVRGTVSRIKDTPYGQLLVEFSGGTEAVGQVLARLRESGIDHEVLA; encoded by the coding sequence GTGATTCGCATCGAGCAACTCCACAAGACCTACCATGCCGGCCAGCGCGACATCATCGCCCTGCGCGACATCAACCTGGACATCGCCCAGGGCGAGATCTTCGGCATCATCGGCCGCTCCGGCGCCGGCAAGAGTACCCTGATCCGCACCTTGAACGTCCTGGAACGCCCCGACAGCGGGCGTGTCCTCATCGACGGCGAAGACATCACCGGCCTCGGCCATGAAGCCCTGCTGGGCCTGCGCCAGCGGGTGGGCATGATCTTCCAGCATTTCAACCTGCTCAACGCCAAGACGGTGGCGCAGAACATCGACTGGCCGCTCAAGATCACCGGCCGCTACAGCCGCCAACAACGCGCCGCGCGCGTGACCGAACTGCTGCAACTGGTGGGCCTGGAACAGCACCGCGACCAGTATCCGGCGCAACTGTCGGGCGGCCAGAAGCAGCGCGTAGGCATTGCCCGCGCCTTGGCCAATACCCCGCGCCTGCTGTTGTGCGACGAAGCCACCTCGGCCCTGGACCCCGAGACCACCCAGGCCATCCTGCGCCTGCTGCTGGACATCAACCGCAAGCTGGGCCTGACCATCGTGCTCATCACGCACGAGATGGAAGTCATCCGCAGCATCTGCGACCGCGTGGCCGTGCTGGAACATGGCGCAGTGGCCGAACAGGGCCGCGTGGTGGACATCTTCCTGCGCCCGCAACACGCGGTCACCCGTTCGCTGCTGGCCGAAAGCCATGCCTGGGATGCCAGCGACAATCTCTACCAGCGGCGCGCCGATGGCACACTGGTGCGCCTGACCTATGCCGGTGAAGTCGCGGCACAACCCATCCTGTCGCAACTGACGGCGGCCACCAGCGCGCTGGCCACCATCGTGCGCGGCACCGTCTCGCGCATCAAGGACACACCCTACGGGCAATTGCTGGTGGAGTTTTCCGGCGGCACCGAGGCCGTCGGCCAAGTGCTGGCGCGGCTGCGCGAGTCCGGCATCGATCATGAGGTGCTGGCATGA
- a CDS encoding aminotransferase class V-fold PLP-dependent enzyme, protein MNAPAPCRPSADLRFPIYLDYGATTPVDPQVARVMCDFLTDKFGNAASSSHPFGWEARRAVEQARAQVAGLVGARPDEIIWTSGATESNNLALKGTAHALRAQGRGKHLITVATEHKAVLDTMHTLEKAGFEVSYLQPDADGLVTPQQLRAALRPDTLLASIMYVNNEIGVIQPIAALGEVCAEQGVVFHVDAVQAAGKIAIDLARLKVDLMSFSAHKVYGPKGIGALYVRSNPNLKLEAQIDGGGHENGMRSGTLATHQIVGMGAAFALAGQLLVTEGQRIRALRDRLWQGLADLPGVQLNGSAHARVPHNLNVSFPPTRYGTLGSQLLGIAVSAGSACNSAAAAPSFVLLAIGRSPEVARNAVRFSLGRGTTEAEIDYVVATVRQVLAHEVLQEVH, encoded by the coding sequence ATGAACGCCCCAGCCCCCTGTCGCCCCTCGGCCGATCTGCGCTTTCCCATCTACCTGGACTATGGCGCCACCACGCCGGTCGATCCGCAAGTGGCCCGCGTAATGTGCGACTTCCTCACCGACAAGTTCGGCAACGCCGCCAGCAGCTCCCACCCCTTCGGCTGGGAAGCGCGACGCGCGGTGGAGCAGGCGCGTGCGCAGGTGGCCGGCCTGGTGGGCGCCCGCCCGGATGAAATCATCTGGACCTCGGGTGCCACCGAATCCAACAACCTGGCGCTCAAGGGAACGGCCCATGCACTGCGTGCACAAGGACGTGGCAAGCATCTCATCACGGTGGCCACCGAACACAAGGCGGTGCTGGACACCATGCATACGCTGGAGAAGGCCGGCTTCGAGGTCAGCTACCTGCAGCCGGACGCCGATGGCCTGGTCACCCCGCAGCAGTTGCGCGCCGCACTGCGCCCGGACACGCTGCTGGCCTCGATCATGTACGTCAACAACGAGATCGGCGTGATCCAGCCCATCGCCGCATTGGGCGAGGTCTGCGCCGAGCAGGGGGTGGTCTTCCATGTGGACGCCGTGCAGGCGGCCGGCAAGATCGCCATCGATCTGGCGCGACTGAAGGTGGACCTGATGTCCTTTTCGGCGCACAAGGTCTACGGTCCCAAGGGTATCGGTGCGCTATATGTACGCAGCAACCCGAACCTGAAGCTGGAAGCCCAGATCGATGGCGGCGGTCATGAAAACGGGATGCGTTCAGGCACCCTGGCCACCCACCAGATCGTGGGCATGGGTGCAGCCTTCGCCCTGGCCGGCCAGTTGCTGGTGACGGAAGGACAGCGCATCCGCGCCCTGCGCGACCGGCTGTGGCAGGGCCTGGCCGATTTGCCGGGGGTGCAATTGAATGGCAGCGCCCACGCCCGCGTGCCACACAACCTGAACGTGAGCTTCCCGCCCACGCGCTATGGCACGCTGGGCAGCCAGTTGCTGGGTATCGCCGTGTCGGCCGGTTCGGCCTGCAATTCGGCTGCGGCCGCACCCTCCTTCGTGCTGCTGGCCATCGGTCGCTCGCCGGAGGTGGCGCGCAATGCAGTGCGCTTTTCGCTGGGCCGGGGCACTACCGAGGCCGAAATCGACTACGTAGTGGCCACCGTGCGCCAGGTGCTGGCGCATGAGGTGTTGCAAGAGGTACACTAA